Proteins co-encoded in one Terriglobia bacterium genomic window:
- a CDS encoding Ig-like domain-containing protein produces MKALRLIFAVLMLACGVILIGCSADRTLQSITVSPSSQEMGAPGQTVQFRATATYTKGTHPTTTRDVTSEVQWNSSNPAVATINPGGLATAVAGGTTEISATMGGSLGVVTGKAEVKVDYGGTDPHEITSLTIIPSNQSVGNVGETAQYLAIGTFNSAPITADVTNQVRWVSSDVRVATINSTGLATAVNSGTTTITAMTQTGATITQTATMTVSADGGGVKLPSLTIYSVGLGSGSVVSDPPGITCTSGDGCTGYFPVGTEVTLTATAAADSAVGGWSSNCIPTAPVPPPVAISSCKISSDTNNDTVGVIFNLK; encoded by the coding sequence ATGAAGGCCCTGCGTCTCATTTTTGCCGTATTGATGCTTGCCTGTGGCGTTATCCTTATTGGGTGCAGTGCGGATCGCACGCTGCAGTCCATCACGGTTTCACCTTCGTCCCAAGAGATGGGTGCGCCCGGTCAAACCGTTCAGTTCCGAGCGACGGCAACCTACACGAAGGGAACACATCCCACCACAACTCGTGATGTGACTTCGGAAGTGCAGTGGAATTCCAGCAATCCCGCTGTGGCAACGATAAATCCAGGCGGATTGGCCACAGCAGTTGCTGGCGGCACGACGGAAATCAGCGCGACGATGGGCGGAAGCCTCGGCGTAGTTACGGGTAAAGCCGAAGTGAAGGTAGATTACGGTGGAACAGACCCACATGAAATAACCTCTCTTACGATAATCCCCTCAAACCAATCGGTCGGAAACGTAGGGGAAACCGCACAGTACTTGGCAATAGGCACGTTCAATTCAGCACCAATTACGGCGGATGTAACAAACCAAGTACGATGGGTGTCGAGTGATGTTCGAGTCGCGACGATCAATTCCACAGGGCTTGCTACGGCAGTCAACAGTGGAACTACTACGATCACTGCTATGACGCAGACTGGCGCAACTATTACACAGACCGCAACTATGACTGTAAGCGCCGACGGTGGCGGGGTGAAGTTGCCATCCCTGACAATCTATAGCGTCGGCCTTGGTTCGGGGTCAGTCGTGAGCGATCCGCCTGGAATCACTTGTACATCGGGTGATGGTTGTACAGGCTACTTCCCAGTTGGGACCGAAGTCACTCTGACCGCGACTGCAGCCGCAGATTCCGCAGTTGGCGGGTGGTCTTCAAACTGCATCCCAACGGCGCCGGTTCCGCCGCCAGTTGCGATTTCGAGTTGCAAAATCTCAAGTGACACGAACAACGATACGGTTGGGGTCATATTCAATTTGAAATAG